In a single window of the Hydrogenobaculum sp. 3684 genome:
- the glyA gene encoding serine hydroxymethyltransferase, with amino-acid sequence MLLKAKDKEIYDAIVGELNRQNSYLEMIASENFTSLEIMEAQGSVLTNKYAEGLPHKRYYGGCEYVDIVEDLAIQRAKELFKAEHANVQPHSGSQANMAVYMAVLKPGDTILGMSLAHGGHLTHGATVNFSGKIYNAVYYGVRESDYLIDYDQMYKLAKEHKPKMIIGGASAYPRVIDWAKMREIADSVGAYLMVDMAHYSGLIAGGVYPSPVEVSHFVTSTTHKTLRGPRSGFILSKQEFAKDIDKSVFPGTQGGPLMHVIAAKAVCFKEAMSNEFKQYAAQVVENARVLAEELLKEGINVLTGGTDSHMVLVDLRNIGLTGKEAENRLGEAGITVNKNAVPFDPLPPTKTSGIRIGTPALTTRGMKEDQMRIIAKIIAKVLKDYSEDTLQKAREQVKELCEAFPLYKELKDEICV; translated from the coding sequence ATGCTTTTAAAAGCCAAAGACAAAGAAATATACGATGCTATAGTAGGAGAGTTAAATAGACAGAACTCTTACCTTGAGATGATAGCATCGGAAAATTTTACATCTCTTGAAATTATGGAAGCTCAAGGGTCTGTGCTTACAAACAAATACGCAGAAGGATTACCTCATAAACGTTATTACGGTGGTTGTGAGTATGTAGATATAGTAGAGGATCTTGCAATCCAAAGGGCTAAAGAGCTTTTTAAAGCAGAACACGCCAACGTTCAGCCTCATTCTGGTTCTCAAGCTAACATGGCAGTTTATATGGCAGTGTTAAAACCAGGGGATACAATACTAGGTATGAGCTTAGCCCATGGAGGACATTTAACGCACGGTGCTACAGTAAACTTTTCTGGCAAGATATATAACGCAGTTTATTATGGTGTTAGGGAAAGCGATTATCTTATAGATTACGATCAAATGTATAAACTTGCTAAAGAGCATAAACCAAAAATGATAATAGGTGGAGCCTCCGCTTACCCAAGGGTGATAGATTGGGCTAAGATGAGAGAAATAGCTGATTCTGTAGGGGCATACTTGATGGTAGATATGGCCCATTACTCTGGTTTGATAGCTGGTGGTGTGTATCCTAGTCCAGTGGAAGTGTCTCATTTTGTAACTTCTACCACTCATAAAACACTCAGAGGACCAAGGAGCGGATTTATCTTATCAAAACAAGAATTTGCAAAAGATATAGACAAAAGCGTATTTCCAGGTACTCAAGGTGGACCTTTGATGCATGTTATAGCGGCAAAGGCTGTTTGTTTCAAGGAGGCCATGAGCAACGAGTTTAAACAATACGCTGCCCAAGTAGTGGAAAATGCAAGGGTTTTGGCAGAGGAACTTTTGAAAGAAGGAATAAATGTATTAACAGGTGGGACAGATTCCCACATGGTGCTTGTGGATCTTAGAAACATAGGCCTTACTGGAAAAGAAGCAGAGAATAGACTTGGAGAAGCTGGTATTACAGTTAATAAAAACGCTGTACCCTTTGATCCATTGCCACCTACAAAAACAAGCGGTATTAGAATAGGAACACCGGCTCTTACCACCAGAGGTATGAAAGAAGATCAAATGAGGATTATAGCAAAGATAATAGCTAAGGTGCTAAAAGATTACTCAGAAGATACACTGCAAAAAGCAAGAGAGCAAGTAAAAGAGCTTTGTGAAGCATTTCCCCTTTACAAAGAGCTAAAAGATGAAATTTGTGTTTGA
- a CDS encoding UDP-glucose/GDP-mannose dehydrogenase family protein — protein sequence MKLSIVGTGYVGLVTGTCFAEMGNEVYCVDIDKEKIEKLKQGIIPIYEPGLEELVKRNTSQGRLFFTTDIKYAVENTDIIFIAVGTPMGEDGSADLKHVLSVARDIGKYMNRHKYVINKSTVPVGTAIKVREVIQEELDKRGVNISFDVISNPEFLKEGAAIEDFMKPDRVVVGADSKEAIELMKELYAPFTRNHERFIAMDVKSAEMTKYAANAMLATKISFMNEIANICERVGADVNKVRIGIGSDPRIGYHFIYPGCGYGGSCFPKDVNALIKIAEDVGYEPKILKAVEDVNARQKKVLVEKAVKRFGEDLKDKTFAVWGLSFKPETDDMREASSIVIINELTKRGAKIQAYDPVAMDQAKNFYLKDNPNVSYFKSKYDALNNADALFLITEWKEFRSPDFEEMKKRLKNPIIFDGRNQYNKEKMQSLGFEYYQIGA from the coding sequence ATGAAACTATCGATAGTAGGCACTGGATACGTAGGTTTGGTTACAGGTACTTGCTTTGCTGAAATGGGCAATGAAGTTTACTGTGTAGATATAGACAAAGAGAAAATAGAAAAGTTAAAACAAGGGATTATACCCATTTATGAACCAGGTTTAGAAGAACTTGTAAAAAGAAACACATCTCAAGGAAGGCTATTTTTTACCACAGACATAAAATATGCTGTTGAAAATACAGATATTATCTTTATAGCTGTTGGTACACCAATGGGAGAAGATGGTAGCGCAGATTTAAAACATGTGTTAAGCGTAGCAAGAGACATAGGAAAATACATGAATAGGCATAAGTATGTTATAAACAAATCCACGGTACCCGTTGGCACAGCTATAAAAGTTAGAGAAGTTATCCAAGAAGAGTTAGACAAGCGTGGTGTAAATATAAGCTTTGACGTTATATCAAACCCAGAGTTTTTAAAAGAAGGGGCAGCAATAGAAGATTTTATGAAACCAGATAGAGTAGTAGTAGGGGCAGATTCAAAAGAGGCAATAGAGCTAATGAAAGAGCTTTATGCACCTTTTACCAGAAATCATGAAAGGTTTATAGCTATGGATGTGAAATCTGCAGAAATGACAAAATACGCCGCCAACGCAATGCTCGCTACGAAAATAAGCTTTATGAACGAAATAGCAAACATATGCGAACGAGTAGGGGCAGATGTAAACAAAGTGAGAATTGGCATAGGCTCAGACCCCAGAATAGGATATCATTTTATATATCCAGGGTGTGGATATGGAGGTAGCTGTTTTCCTAAGGATGTAAACGCTCTTATAAAAATAGCAGAAGACGTAGGCTACGAACCTAAGATACTAAAAGCTGTAGAAGATGTAAACGCAAGACAGAAAAAAGTACTAGTAGAAAAAGCAGTAAAACGCTTTGGAGAAGATTTAAAAGATAAAACCTTTGCAGTATGGGGTCTTAGTTTTAAACCAGAAACTGACGATATGAGAGAGGCAAGTTCTATAGTAATAATAAACGAATTAACCAAAAGAGGAGCAAAAATACAAGCTTACGACCCGGTAGCAATGGATCAAGCAAAAAACTTTTATTTAAAAGACAATCCAAATGTATCTTATTTTAAGAGTAAGTACGATGCTCTTAACAACGCCGATGCTTTGTTTCTTATAACAGAATGGAAAGAGTTTAGAAGCCCAGATTTTGAAGAGATGAAAAAAAGGCTTAAAAATCCAATCATATTTGATGGTAGAAATCAATACAACAAAGAAAAGATGCAAAGCTTAGGTTTTGAGTATTATCAAATAGGTGCTTAA
- a CDS encoding YebC/PmpR family DNA-binding transcriptional regulator → MAGHSHWAQIKHKKAKVDAQKGKLFGKLIREITVATKLGGPDPNANPRLRMAIEAARKVSMPMDTIEKAIKRGSGNDKEGALEEIVYEGYGPGGTAIMVVVATDNRNKATSEVRHAFSKHGGNLGSSGCVSYLFEQKGVIEIPKESTDEEKLMEAALEAGADDVETTEDMFIVYTNPKDVYTVKDILASKGFAIESAKTSLIPTTTVEIKDIDTAKKLLNLLEHLDELDEVQEVISNFEIDKDILAALG, encoded by the coding sequence ATGGCAGGACACAGTCATTGGGCACAAATTAAGCATAAAAAAGCTAAAGTTGATGCGCAAAAAGGAAAACTGTTTGGTAAGCTTATAAGAGAAATAACAGTAGCTACAAAGTTAGGCGGGCCAGATCCAAACGCAAATCCAAGGCTTAGAATGGCTATAGAAGCTGCAAGAAAAGTAAGTATGCCCATGGATACCATAGAAAAAGCTATAAAAAGAGGCTCTGGTAACGATAAAGAAGGAGCTTTGGAAGAAATAGTTTACGAAGGATATGGTCCTGGCGGTACCGCTATAATGGTAGTAGTGGCGACTGACAATAGGAATAAAGCTACATCGGAAGTAAGACACGCTTTTTCAAAACATGGCGGAAACCTAGGCTCTTCTGGATGCGTGTCTTACTTGTTTGAGCAAAAAGGTGTAATAGAGATTCCAAAAGAATCCACAGACGAAGAAAAGCTTATGGAAGCTGCTTTAGAAGCAGGAGCTGATGACGTAGAAACCACTGAAGATATGTTTATAGTATACACAAACCCTAAAGATGTATACACTGTAAAAGATATTTTAGCCAGCAAGGGATTTGCTATAGAAAGCGCTAAAACAAGCCTTATTCCTACAACAACTGTAGAGATAAAAGATATAGATACCGCTAAAAAGCTTCTAAACTTACTAGAGCACCTTGATGAGCTTGATGAAGTCCAAGAAGTTATATCAAACTTTGAGATAGACAAAGATATATTAGCAGCTTTAGGTTAA
- a CDS encoding DeoR family transcriptional regulator, with translation MDRKREILKLIKEGEQNTKKLAERFGVSLMSIYRDLKELEKEGLIVRKYGKLEVATRNIKESQEKQKDTCAFCNKENDDRLRFTFHLENGKQIHTCCPHCGLLLYKSILDPIDAITTKDFITCNLLSGTSAYYVLGSAAVSCCSPSALAFARKEDAIMFKTGFGGEVFEFEEATKVIWDLMKYGSILKIGKLNK, from the coding sequence GTGGATAGAAAGAGAGAGATTTTAAAACTAATAAAAGAAGGCGAGCAAAATACCAAAAAGTTGGCGGAGAGATTTGGCGTTTCTTTGATGAGCATATATAGAGATTTAAAGGAGCTTGAGAAAGAAGGCCTAATCGTAAGAAAGTATGGAAAGTTAGAAGTAGCAACTAGAAACATCAAAGAATCTCAAGAAAAGCAAAAAGATACATGTGCTTTTTGTAATAAAGAAAATGACGATAGATTGAGGTTTACATTCCATTTAGAAAACGGCAAACAGATACACACTTGCTGTCCTCACTGCGGGCTTCTTTTATACAAAAGCATATTGGATCCCATAGATGCAATAACCACCAAAGACTTTATAACCTGCAACCTTTTAAGCGGTACTTCTGCTTACTATGTGCTAGGTTCCGCAGCAGTGTCTTGTTGTTCTCCTTCTGCTTTGGCTTTTGCAAGAAAAGAAGATGCTATTATGTTTAAAACAGGATTTGGAGGGGAAGTTTTTGAATTTGAAGAAGCTACAAAGGTGATATGGGATCTTATGAAATACGGCAGTATTCTTAAAATCGGAAAACTTAATAAATAG
- a CDS encoding 7-cyano-7-deazaguanine synthase gives MKVIALVSSGFDSVSLLNYYINKNYEIYPIYVKSGFKWEEEELKHLKDIIDHISKSYKLIKPLKLSHAPNDFFEDFNKRAFINDEDVEIPFRNLDLLISALKYAYAVDANLIAIGIMGLVAFKDNSYNFIKTINDLFSMYGDYKVETPFLGMSKKDVFDRYFIKELFDKAFCCMNPIDGKECGVCSKCKEKESLIL, from the coding sequence ATGAAAGTAATAGCGCTTGTAAGCTCTGGTTTTGATAGTGTCTCGCTTTTAAACTATTATATAAATAAAAACTATGAAATATATCCAATATATGTAAAAAGCGGATTTAAATGGGAAGAGGAAGAGCTAAAACATCTAAAAGATATAATAGATCATATATCTAAAAGCTATAAACTCATAAAACCTTTAAAACTAAGCCATGCTCCTAATGATTTTTTTGAGGACTTCAACAAAAGAGCATTTATAAATGATGAAGACGTAGAGATTCCTTTTAGAAACCTAGATCTTTTGATAAGTGCTTTAAAATATGCTTACGCTGTTGATGCAAACCTTATAGCCATAGGTATCATGGGTCTTGTGGCTTTTAAAGATAATTCTTATAATTTCATAAAAACCATAAACGATCTATTTTCTATGTATGGAGATTACAAGGTAGAGACGCCTTTTTTGGGTATGTCTAAAAAAGATGTATTCGATAGATACTTCATAAAAGAACTGTTTGATAAAGCCTTTTGCTGTATGAATCCAATAGACGGTAAAGAATGCGGTGTTTGTTCAAAGTGCAAGGAAAAAGAAAGTTTGATTTTATAA
- the ribD gene encoding bifunctional diaminohydroxyphosphoribosylaminopyrimidine deaminase/5-amino-6-(5-phosphoribosylamino)uracil reductase RibD, with amino-acid sequence MDKDIYYMKLALEEAYKYKGQTHPNPAVGALIVKDGKILSIGAHKKAGTDHAEIVALKNAQEDVKGATMYVTLEPCSFHGKTPPCCPAIISSGIKKVVIGSVDPNPKVSGKGIEWLKSSGIEVEVGILKEECDKLNEDFFVYITRKRPFVTLKCAMSLDGKLAKENKESKWISSEKARKISHIYRKHSSAILVGINTILNDNPELTVRLEGNEYQPYSVVIDPNLDVPYDANMFKKGYEKIIIIVSTKADEKKKEYLKSLGVRLLELESFDIKSILKALYEIDIMHIFVEGGAYTISRFLEENMWDKMLIFRGYKFIGKGISLDFHSDFSKIYKGRIEIIDDTTDLLEIYNGYITF; translated from the coding sequence ATGGATAAAGATATTTATTATATGAAACTTGCCTTAGAGGAAGCTTACAAATACAAGGGACAAACCCATCCAAATCCTGCCGTAGGAGCACTTATAGTAAAAGATGGCAAGATTTTATCAATAGGAGCTCATAAAAAAGCAGGCACTGATCACGCTGAGATCGTAGCTTTAAAAAATGCCCAAGAAGATGTAAAAGGGGCTACGATGTATGTAACTTTAGAGCCTTGCTCATTTCATGGTAAAACACCCCCATGCTGTCCTGCTATAATCTCAAGTGGTATAAAAAAAGTTGTTATAGGCTCAGTGGATCCAAATCCAAAAGTCTCTGGAAAAGGCATAGAATGGCTAAAATCTTCTGGTATTGAAGTAGAAGTAGGTATATTAAAAGAAGAATGTGATAAGTTAAATGAAGATTTTTTTGTTTATATAACAAGAAAAAGACCTTTTGTAACCCTAAAATGCGCTATGTCTTTGGATGGAAAACTTGCTAAAGAAAACAAAGAAAGCAAATGGATTAGCTCAGAAAAAGCAAGGAAAATATCTCATATATATAGAAAGCATTCAAGCGCAATATTAGTAGGTATAAACACCATCTTAAACGATAATCCAGAACTTACCGTAAGGCTTGAAGGGAATGAATATCAGCCCTACAGCGTTGTCATAGACCCAAACTTAGATGTTCCCTACGATGCAAACATGTTTAAAAAAGGATACGAAAAAATTATTATTATAGTTTCCACAAAAGCAGATGAAAAAAAGAAAGAATACCTTAAATCTCTTGGTGTTAGGCTTTTAGAATTAGAAAGTTTTGATATAAAATCCATATTAAAAGCTCTATACGAGATAGATATAATGCACATTTTTGTAGAAGGTGGAGCTTATACGATATCAAGATTTTTAGAAGAAAATATGTGGGATAAGATGCTTATATTTAGAGGTTATAAATTTATAGGAAAGGGCATAAGTCTTGATTTTCATAGCGATTTTTCAAAAATATACAAAGGAAGGATTGAGATTATAGACGATACCACAGATTTGTTGGAAATTTACAATGGATATATCACTTTTTGA
- the queA gene encoding tRNA preQ1(34) S-adenosylmethionine ribosyltransferase-isomerase QueA: protein MDISLFDYDLPEELIAKYPVNPRHSAKLMVLDRKSSNITHSTFWHIDEFLEEGDLLIFNDTKVLPARLLGKKKGIENSNVEILLLRHLENEKWEALVGGKNIKPGLVIEISDDFEAIIHSQIEKSKFLVLLKAKNQNQIEAINKYGKIPIPPYLGRDEEPIDKEFYQTVFAKKEFSVAAPTASLHFSKELLEKLKKKVNIDFVTLHVSYGTFKPVTVQNIEEHKVDEEYIEVSESLIKNIKKTKEMGKRVIAVGTTVTRALETAIDKPYFGFTDLYIKPGFKFKVLDGLITNFHLPKSSLLILVSAFCNTKNLNGREFILKAYKEAVKHKYRFYSYGDGMLIF, encoded by the coding sequence ATGGATATATCACTTTTTGATTACGATTTACCAGAAGAGCTCATTGCCAAATACCCAGTAAACCCAAGACATAGCGCTAAGCTGATGGTTTTAGATAGAAAAAGCTCCAATATAACTCATTCAACGTTTTGGCATATAGATGAGTTTTTGGAAGAAGGGGATTTATTGATATTCAACGACACAAAAGTCCTTCCGGCAAGACTTTTAGGAAAGAAAAAGGGGATAGAAAACTCAAATGTAGAAATACTTCTTTTAAGACACTTAGAAAATGAAAAATGGGAAGCTCTTGTGGGGGGCAAAAATATAAAACCAGGGCTCGTGATAGAAATATCTGATGATTTTGAAGCAATTATACATTCTCAAATAGAAAAATCAAAGTTTTTGGTGCTTTTAAAAGCTAAAAACCAAAATCAAATTGAGGCCATAAACAAATACGGCAAGATACCAATACCACCATATTTAGGAAGAGATGAAGAACCAATAGATAAAGAGTTTTATCAAACGGTATTTGCAAAAAAAGAGTTTTCTGTAGCAGCCCCAACGGCATCTTTGCATTTTTCAAAAGAGCTTTTAGAAAAACTAAAGAAAAAAGTAAATATAGATTTTGTCACACTTCATGTATCCTACGGAACTTTTAAACCAGTAACCGTACAAAACATAGAAGAGCACAAAGTAGATGAAGAGTATATAGAGGTCTCAGAATCTCTCATAAAAAATATTAAAAAGACAAAAGAAATGGGTAAAAGGGTAATAGCGGTTGGCACTACAGTTACAAGGGCATTAGAAACCGCTATAGATAAACCATATTTTGGTTTTACAGATCTTTATATAAAACCTGGATTTAAATTTAAAGTCCTAGATGGTCTTATTACAAACTTTCATCTTCCAAAATCATCACTTCTTATACTTGTTAGTGCTTTTTGTAATACAAAAAACCTAAATGGTAGAGAGTTCATACTAAAAGCCTACAAAGAGGCTGTAAAACACAAATATAGATTTTACTCATACGGAGATGGCATGCTTATATTTTAA
- the thyX gene encoding FAD-dependent thymidylate synthase, which produces MRIKDIASPEDFANIAWLCALGARVCYTKKTLEELLQESKITNKQETKEFLLRLCSYKHFSVFSHAFTYKKLEKEKAIYLAAKYFKTYWNEETPDIIGFSLRHYLEDLTEEERDKAIEEILTLNKDSMIPNIVDSNDNVTLVYISREYYGYAVFYLENISRVMTHQLVRHTFLNFSQRSQRYVLQFPKKKDVPRQDMMIIPPTIKNNQQALDIFLKATKQSEEAYIDLVNMGIPAEDARFILPHGQKTNIVVSGTIPHLMDFISKRIEKGAQWEIRDTAIKMKELLDRGRLVDRGRLVERN; this is translated from the coding sequence ATGAGGATTAAAGATATAGCATCACCAGAGGATTTTGCAAATATAGCTTGGTTGTGTGCTCTTGGGGCTAGAGTTTGCTATACAAAGAAAACTTTGGAAGAGCTTTTACAAGAGTCTAAAATAACAAATAAACAAGAAACAAAAGAATTTCTTTTAAGACTTTGCTCTTACAAGCATTTCTCCGTGTTTTCTCATGCTTTTACATATAAAAAGTTAGAAAAAGAAAAGGCTATCTATCTGGCGGCAAAGTATTTTAAAACCTACTGGAACGAAGAAACACCAGATATAATAGGTTTTAGTTTAAGGCACTATTTAGAAGATTTAACAGAAGAAGAAAGAGATAAAGCTATCGAAGAAATATTAACACTAAATAAAGACTCTATGATTCCTAATATAGTTGATTCGAACGACAATGTAACTCTTGTTTATATATCAAGAGAATATTATGGATATGCGGTATTTTATCTTGAGAATATATCAAGGGTAATGACTCATCAGCTAGTAAGACACACTTTTTTGAATTTCTCTCAGCGTTCTCAAAGGTATGTGTTGCAGTTTCCAAAAAAGAAAGATGTCCCAAGGCAAGATATGATGATAATCCCACCTACCATTAAGAATAACCAGCAAGCTTTGGATATCTTTCTAAAAGCTACAAAACAATCTGAAGAGGCTTACATAGACCTTGTAAATATGGGAATACCAGCAGAAGATGCAAGGTTTATCTTACCTCATGGTCAAAAAACAAACATAGTTGTATCTGGCACAATACCCCATCTAATGGATTTTATAAGTAAAAGGATAGAAAAAGGCGCTCAGTGGGAGATAAGAGATACCGCTATTAAGATGAAGGAGCTACTTGATCGTGGCAGACTTGTTGATCGTGGTAGACTCGTGGAAAGAAATTGA
- the fabG gene encoding 3-oxoacyl-[acyl-carrier-protein] reductase, with protein MELAGKTALITGSNRGIGKAIAQKLAENGADIIITAPIKSDAESAANEIKERYNVKTYAFELNLLDINSIEDTVKEIEQTTTVDILVNNAGITKDNLFIRMKKEEWEDVIKVNFTSIFYITQPIVKQMIKKRWGRVINISSVVGIMGNAGQTNYSATKAALIGFTKSLAKEVGSRGITVNAVAPGFIDTPMTQGLPEDIKEAYKKQIPLGRFGSPEDVANAVLFLASEKASYITGEVINVNGGML; from the coding sequence ATGGAATTGGCCGGTAAAACTGCTTTGATAACAGGCTCTAACAGAGGCATTGGAAAAGCCATTGCTCAAAAGCTTGCAGAAAATGGAGCAGACATTATAATAACAGCCCCTATCAAAAGCGATGCAGAATCAGCGGCAAACGAGATAAAAGAAAGATACAACGTCAAAACTTACGCTTTTGAGCTAAATTTGTTAGATATAAATTCTATAGAAGATACCGTAAAAGAAATAGAACAAACAACAACAGTGGATATACTTGTAAACAATGCAGGCATAACTAAAGACAATCTTTTTATAAGGATGAAAAAAGAAGAATGGGAAGATGTGATAAAAGTAAACTTTACATCTATATTTTATATAACACAGCCCATTGTTAAGCAAATGATTAAAAAGCGCTGGGGTCGTGTAATAAACATATCATCAGTGGTGGGCATAATGGGTAACGCAGGTCAGACAAACTATTCCGCCACAAAAGCAGCTCTCATAGGTTTTACAAAGTCTTTAGCAAAAGAGGTTGGTTCTAGGGGTATTACGGTAAATGCAGTAGCTCCTGGTTTTATAGATACTCCCATGACTCAAGGCTTGCCAGAGGATATAAAAGAAGCTTATAAAAAGCAAATTCCTTTGGGAAGGTTTGGCTCACCAGAAGATGTTGCAAATGCTGTGTTGTTCTTAGCTTCTGAAAAAGCATCTTACATAACAGGTGAGGTAATCAACGTAAACGGTGGTATGTTGTAA
- the acpP gene encoding acyl carrier protein, producing the protein MDREQRIKEIIADQLGVEVDKLTPDAKFVEDLGADSLDVVELIMSFEEEFNIEIPDEDAEKIKTVGDVINYLNEKLK; encoded by the coding sequence ATGGACAGAGAACAAAGAATCAAAGAAATAATAGCTGATCAGCTTGGAGTAGAAGTTGATAAACTTACTCCAGACGCAAAATTTGTAGAAGACTTAGGCGCTGATTCCCTTGACGTTGTAGAGCTTATTATGAGCTTTGAAGAAGAGTTTAACATAGAAATACCAGACGAAGACGCTGAAAAGATAAAGACTGTTGGTGATGTTATAAACTATCTAAATGAAAAGTTAAAATGA
- the fabF gene encoding beta-ketoacyl-ACP synthase II, with protein MRRVVITGIGVVSPIGNNVNDFWQNLVAGKSGIDTISSFDPDKYGLTVKIAAEVKNFNPEDYFDKKDAQKFSDFIKFAYAAAMEAMKDADLENANINKDRVGVIVGTGIGGLKDIEEQHDILNEKGARRVSPFFIPYGIANMASGVIAIKYGFRGPNYCVVSACATGNHSIGDAFRIIQRGDADIMIAGGTESAITPLGIAGFASLKALSTRNDEPQKASRPFDKDRDGFVMGEGAGILILEEYEHAKKRGAKIYAEIKGYAATDDAFHVTAPCSDGEGAAMCMRLALEDASLNPEDIDYINAHGTSTPLNDKIETLAIKKVFKDHAYKLKISSNKSMIGHLLGAASAVEAVASVKTIETGTIPPTINLENPDPECDLDYVPNKAIQYDVRNVLSNSFGFGGTNACIILSKVD; from the coding sequence ATGAGAAGAGTGGTTATAACAGGTATAGGTGTTGTATCACCTATAGGAAACAACGTAAATGATTTTTGGCAAAACCTTGTGGCTGGTAAAAGCGGCATAGATACCATCTCTTCTTTTGATCCAGACAAATATGGTTTGACAGTTAAAATAGCTGCCGAAGTAAAAAACTTCAACCCAGAAGATTATTTCGATAAAAAAGATGCCCAAAAATTTTCTGATTTTATAAAATTTGCCTACGCAGCCGCAATGGAAGCCATGAAAGATGCCGATCTTGAAAATGCCAACATAAATAAAGATAGAGTTGGTGTAATAGTAGGTACAGGTATAGGTGGATTAAAAGATATAGAAGAACAACACGATATTTTAAACGAAAAGGGTGCAAGAAGGGTTTCTCCCTTCTTCATACCTTACGGTATAGCAAATATGGCATCTGGAGTCATAGCCATAAAATATGGATTTAGAGGGCCAAACTACTGCGTAGTATCTGCTTGTGCCACTGGTAATCATTCTATAGGAGATGCTTTCAGGATTATACAAAGAGGCGATGCAGATATTATGATAGCTGGCGGTACAGAAAGTGCCATAACCCCACTCGGTATAGCTGGTTTTGCTTCGTTAAAAGCCCTGTCCACTAGAAACGATGAACCTCAAAAAGCTTCAAGGCCTTTTGATAAAGATAGAGACGGCTTTGTAATGGGAGAAGGAGCTGGGATATTGATATTAGAGGAGTACGAACACGCTAAAAAAAGAGGCGCTAAGATATATGCTGAGATAAAAGGGTACGCTGCCACAGACGATGCTTTCCACGTGACAGCACCTTGTTCAGATGGAGAAGGTGCCGCTATGTGTATGAGATTGGCTTTAGAAGATGCCTCTTTAAACCCAGAAGATATAGATTATATAAATGCACACGGCACTTCTACACCTCTAAACGATAAAATAGAAACCTTGGCGATAAAGAAAGTTTTCAAAGATCATGCTTATAAGCTAAAGATAAGCTCCAACAAATCCATGATTGGGCATCTATTGGGAGCTGCATCGGCTGTAGAAGCAGTAGCATCTGTTAAAACCATTGAAACCGGCACGATACCACCCACTATAAACCTCGAAAATCCGGATCCTGAATGTGATTTGGATTATGTACCAAACAAAGCTATACAGTACGATGTAAGAAACGTTTTATCCAACTCCTTTGGTTTTGGAGGCACAAACGCCTGCATAATACTTAGCAAAGTTGATTAA
- the rnc gene encoding ribonuclease III: MDSFELLEEKIGYRFRDKNLVKKAFTHISFSKSSENYEVLEFLGDALVNFMTVNILVEAFPNKKEGELSQLKSFLISEEFLASLAKSLNFEKYILISKGEELKGSNKNPSILCDVFEAFWAAIYIDSGYDCKLTKSLFEHHFKSQILEIVNSNSLKQDYKTALQEITQKKWKERPIYNVISVEGPEHRKTFTVECLFKDLRTTGKGNSKKNAEQEAAKNMLHMIQDNEKKKT; this comes from the coding sequence ATGGATAGTTTTGAGCTTTTAGAAGAAAAAATAGGTTATAGATTTAGGGATAAAAATTTAGTAAAAAAAGCTTTTACACATATATCTTTTTCCAAAAGCTCAGAAAACTACGAAGTATTAGAATTTTTAGGGGACGCTCTCGTTAACTTTATGACAGTAAATATATTGGTGGAGGCTTTTCCAAATAAAAAGGAAGGTGAGCTATCTCAATTGAAATCTTTTTTAATAAGCGAAGAGTTTTTAGCTAGTCTCGCCAAATCTCTAAACTTTGAAAAGTATATACTTATAAGTAAGGGTGAAGAGCTAAAGGGTTCTAACAAAAACCCTTCTATTCTCTGCGATGTGTTTGAAGCTTTTTGGGCTGCCATATACATAGACAGTGGATACGATTGTAAGCTCACAAAAAGTTTGTTTGAGCATCATTTTAAAAGCCAAATACTTGAGATAGTAAACTCAAATAGCTTAAAGCAGGACTACAAAACAGCTTTACAGGAGATAACTCAAAAAAAGTGGAAAGAAAGACCTATATACAACGTCATAAGCGTAGAAGGTCCAGAGCATAGGAAAACCTTTACAGTTGAATGTCTATTTAAAGATCTAAGAACTACAGGAAAAGGCAACAGTAAAAAGAACGCGGAACAAGAGGCAGCAAAAAATATGCTTCATATGATTCAAGATAATGAAAAGAAAAAAACTTGA